The stretch of DNA CCCGGGCCGGTTTTTCCTGATTATTCTGGGGCAAATAGTTTAAAAGCTCTTTAGCCCGGTCAATGCAGTCCTTATCGTCGCCGCCCACAATGTGTGTGCAACCGGACTTGACAGCATGGGCTTCAACGCCGCACAGTGTTTCCAGATCTATATCAATACCCAATTGGGTTTTCACAAAGGCCGGGCCGGCGATGCCCATGTAGCCGTGGTTGCGGCTCTGGATGACAAAGTCCTGCATAACCGGGTGATAGGCCTGTCCGCCCAAGCACGGGCCCAGCAACAAAGCTATTTGCGGAATAACACCCGAGGCCAGGTTCTGGGCTTTAAACAGCCACGCATAAGCCTGCAAAGTATCCATACCTTCCTGCAACCTGGCACCGCCCGAGTCATTCAAGCCGATAAAGGGAATACCCATTTCCTTGGCCATATCGATGGCAGCGGCGAATTTTTTACCATGGTATTCACCAAAAGTTCCGGCCATGGAAGTATAGTCTTCCGCACCCACCATGGCCATACGGCCGTTGACTTTACCATAACCGCATACAACGCCTTCGGCGGCGACGTCCTTTTTATCCATACCGAAATTGGTGGTCCGGTGTTTGATAAAGGTGCCGATTTCAGTGAATGTGCCGGGGTCAAATAAATATTCAACCCTTTCCCGGGCAGTCAATTTGCCGGATTTATGATGCCTTTCGACAGCTTTTTCGCCGCCCATTTGCATTATTTGTTCTCTTCTGCGTAAAAACTCATCATACTTTTGACTCATTTACGGTCCTCCTCATATTTGACTTGGCAGTTTTACTTATCGTGCACGGCACCGGCCAATATCATGCACACCATGGCCTGATGCCAGTAGATGCATTCCAAACGCCGGAGCCGGACACGAACAGTAATCATCCAACTGTCATCTGATAAGCACACACCGCTTCTATGTTAATGCGATCACTCAAGATTTCGACACTGTTCTACATGCTTGGATTTAGCACGGTTTATTATAATGGTTTTTAGCGGTGTTTTTTAATATGGTTTTGCTTTTAGTTATTTTGGTTTATCCGCAGTTGACTGTATGATTAACGGTTTGCTTTGTAGTAACCGAAAGCATCCCGGGCAATAGAAACTTGCTGTAATTAAGAATACTTGAGCCTAGCGATTGGGCGCGAAACCAAGTTCAATGTTGGCGATGATCTGCATATGCATGTTGGAGGTTCCTTCCAGGGTTTCAAACTGCTTGGAATCGCGGAGCCATCTGCCACAAGGATATTCATTGGAATATCCATATGAGCCGTAGATTTTCATGGCCAGGTTGGCAGCATGCACGGCTGCATTACAACCGGCCAGTTTAGCAATAGAAGTGGCCTGCTGGCTGGGTAAATTATTATCTTTTAACCATGCGGCGCGATAAACGAGTTGTTTGGCTGCCTCATCTTCCAAGATCATTTCAGCAATCTGAGCTTGAATCATTTGGTGTTTGCCGATTGGTTTGCCAAACTGGATACGTTCATTGGCATATTGAACAGCACCATCCAGGCAGGCCCGGGAAAGAGCTGCCGCGCCGGTGGCACAACCCATGCGGGTATTGTTCAACTGCCACATACAAATCGCAAAGCCTTTGTTTAATGGGCCTAAAAGATTTTCTTTAGGAACCACGGCATTTTCAAAAATTAATTCCGAAGTCGGAGCAGCCCACATACCGACTTTATCGTTAATGGGAATTCTATTAACGCCAGGGGTATTGTTATAGTCAATTACGAAACAGGATATTCCTTTATGCCGAGCGCCTTTTTCAGTGACAGCATAGAGCAGCCCAACATCGGAAGTATGTCCGCCGGATATCCACGTCTTGGTACCATTGATTAACCAGTGATCACCCTTGTCTTCCGCAAACGTCTTCATGCTGGCTACATCTGAGCCTGTATTGGGCTCGGTCATGGCAAAGCTGCCTACCAAAGACCCATCCAACAGTCCGGGGATAAATTTCTGTTTTTGTTCTTCAGTGCCATATTCATTAATGGTCATGGCCGGACCCCAGTTGTTACCGCTGATAGAAAGTCTCCAGGAAGTATGAACTTTAGATATTTCATACAGAGCTATAACGCCTTCCATCCAACCCATGCCGTTTCCGCCGTATTCTTCCGGAAGAGTCCAACCCAACAGGTCCAATTCACCCATTTTAGTTAATATCTCTCTGCGATAGTAATGGTTTTTTTCGTCCTCTTCAACATAAGGAGCAATTTCCTTTTCTGCAAAATTGCGAGCCATATCCTGTACCATTTGTTGTTCTTCTGTTAATCCAAAATCCATTGTTTACTCCCTCCTAGTTTTAATAATATAACTGTAAATGGTGATTCTTTTAGCCCATTAGCTACCTGCAGGCAAAGACCACCAAAAACATCTTTTTAACATTGCAAAAGCTACAACTATGACATATTTATTTTTTAAAAAAATTGTATATATTCTGGATTATTCATTAGTTAGTTATTTTATTTAATTCTGTTATTTTATTTAATTCTGTAATTTTATTACCATGTAACTTTTTCTTAAACTATAATTTCTATCTTCATAATACGCTAAACATAAAATTAAGGCTCGGTGACCATGCCAAACACATATCGCAATAAACATGCCAGCAGCTAACATATTGCAGTTCGATTGGCATCGAATCGCCCAAGCTGTTTAAATTAGCGGTTTCTCTGATTTTCAAAAAAAACCGAATTTAAAAAACCGGCTCCGCCTCAAACAAAACCAGTGATGCATTAATGCATTACTCATGCATTTTTACAATGAACCTATAAAAATGCGATTATATTGCGGTCCCATAGCAATGCATTTTTACATCACCAAAACCACCTATAAAAACCGCCGTTTATTAACCAAACTCCCGGGGTCTGCGATCAGATAGCTTAAAAGCATGCTTAATGGCCTGCACTATTCGGCCGCAGGCCATACCGTCGCCGTACGGGTTGACAGCCTCGGCCATAGCCCGGTAGTAAGCTTCATCGTTAAGCAGGCGCTCGGTTTCGGTACGCACAGCAATGCGATCAGTGCCCACCAGGCGCACAGTACCGGCGTCCACAGCCTCGGGGCGTTCAGTGGTATTGCGCAGCACCAGCACGGGCTTGCCCAGCGAGGGGGCCTCCTCCTGCATGCCCCCGGAATCGGTGAGCACCAAATGACAGCGGGCCTCCAGATTAACAAAGGGTTCGTAATCCATGGGCTCAATTAAATGTACCTGCTGCGAATCCCCCAACACTTGCTGCACCACGGAGCGCACAGCAGGGTTTTTGTGCACGGGGAAAATAACCCGCACATCGGGATGCCTTTGCAATACATCCCGCAGGGCCAGGTAAATATCCCGCATGGGATCGCCCAAGTTTTCCCGGCGGTGGGTGGTCATTAAAATCAGCCGGTGCCTGTTAAAATCAAGCCCACTTAGCAGCGGGTCATCAAACCGGTATTCGGCACGCACCGTAGCCAACAGGGCATCAATAACGGTGTTGCCGGTAACATAGATCCGCGCCGGATCCACCCCTTCCCGCAGCAAGTTATCCCGGGCACCGGCGGTGGGGGCAAAGTGTACATCGCACAGCGCCCCGGCCAGACGCCGGTTCATCTCTTCCGGAAAAGGGGAATACTTGTTGCCGGTACGCAGCCCCGCTTCCACATGCCCCACCGGCACCTGCATATAATAGGCGGCCAGCGCGGCAACAAAGGTGGTGGTGGTATCGCCGTGCACCAGCACCAGATCCGGCCTTTCGGCCTCCAGCACTTTCTGGAGGCCGGTTAAAGCTCGCCCGGTAATATCAAACAATGTTTGTCCTGCCTGCATAATGTTCAAATCGTGGTCAGGCACGATATCAAACAGACGCAGCACCTGATCCAGCATTTCCCGGTGCTGAGCCGTTACCACCACCCGGCATACCAGCCGATCATCATTTTTCAACATCCGCACCAGGGGAGCCATTTTAATAGCTTCAGGCCTGGTTCCAAAAATAACCAAAATTTTGGGGTCAGGCTTAAACTTTCTTAAATTAACCATATTAACTCCATATTTAAATATATAAATTATTTAACAATGCCTTATCTGTACATAAAGTTTATTCGGCATTTGACCTTTGCACTAAATATCCTTTACTCATCAGCTTGGCAATATGCTCATCAAGCGCTTTTTCAATGCTGACGCCATAGTTTTCTTCCAGCACAAACATCATGGAAACGGCGGTTTGGGCTACATCCAGCAACTCCCTGGTAATACAAGCGAGCGCTTCGCCCTCACCCACCGCACAGCGTTCCCCGCTCATACCCCGCAGTTTACCGATAGCCTGGGCCAATTCCCCCGCCTCTTCCATTAACTTAAGCGCGGTGGATTCCATGGTGGGGGTTAAATTATTTAATTTAGGCAGGGCAATAATTTTTTTTTGCATATCTATCACCACACGGCATAGGAAAATCAAGTCCGATGCCAATTGTAATTAACTCGTTCAGGGAAACGGCTTATAGAATGACCGGCTAAATATCTTTAAATCGTACCAGCTCGATGCCGGACTCTTTAAATATATCCAGGGCCAGCGGGTCCGGGTAGTCACCACGGTAAACCACTTTGCTGATACAGGCGTTGGCTATCATTTTAGCGCAAAGTACACAGGGTTGGTGGGTAACATAAAAAACGCCCTTTGCTATGGAAATGCCGTGTACGGCGGCCTGCAAAAGGGCGTTTTGTTCGGCATGCAGCCCGCGGCACAGCTCATGCCGCTCACCGGATGGTATGCCGCGTTTTTCCCGCAGGCAGCCTATTTCCAGGCAATGGCGCATACCGGCGGGGGCACCGTTATAGCCAGTGGCTAAAATACGGTGATCCCGCACTATCAGTGCCCCCACCTGACGGCGCAAACATGTGGAGCGCCGGGATACCACACCGGTTATTTCCATAAAATAATCATCCCAGGCAGGGCGCTGCATAAACACCACCTTCTTCGTACAAAGGGAACCGGCGACACAGGTCGGCAGCCATAGCACCGGCTTGCGCCCTGCGACCTTCGTCACCGCCAAAGCTTAATGCCAAATGGATAATTTCCGCCACTTCAGCCATTTCGGCTTCTTTTAGCCCGCGGGTGGTTACGGCAGGCGTGCCAACTCGAATGCCACTGGTTGTCATTGGTGGCTGCGGGTCAAAGGGAATGGCGTTTTTATTCACGGTAACTCCCACTTCATCCAGCGTTTGCTCTGCTTCCCGGCCGGTAACCTGTTTGTTGCGCAAATCAACCAGTATCATATGGTTGTCGGTGCCGCCGGAAATAAGTTCAAAACCGCGCTGGGACAGTGCTTCGGCCAGTGCCCGGGCGTTTTTAACTATCTGCTGCTGATATTCCTTGAAGCCGGGCTGCAGCGCCTCACCAAAAGCCACCGCTTTGGCGGCAATCACGTGCATCAGGGGCCCACCTTGGATGCCGGGAAAAACGGCCTTGTCCAATGCAGCGCCGTACTTTTCTTTACTCAGAATCATACCGCCACGGGGACCCCGCAGCGTTTTGTGCGTTGTAGTGGTAACCACATCGGCATGGGGAATGGGACTGTTGTGCAGCCCCGCCGCCACCAAGCCGGCAATGTGGGCCATGTCAACCATTAAATAAGCTCCCACGGCAGCAGCAATTTCAGCCATGCGGTCAAAGTCGATTTCCCGTGGATAAGCACTGGCTCCGGCCACGATCATCCTGGCCTTACTTTCGGATGCCGCAGCCATAACTTTATCGTAATCAATCAGACCCGTGCCCCGCTCCACACCATAAAAGGCTATGTTAAAATAACGGCCGGATATATTTAGCGGGCTGCCGTGGGTCAGGTGCCCTCCATGAGCCAGGTTCATACCTAAAATGGTGTCGCCCGGTTTAAGCAGGGCGAAATAAACAGCCGTATTAGCCTGGGAGCCGGAATGGGGCTGCACGTTGACATGTTCGGCGTTAAAAATTTTTTTGGCCCGTTCTATGGCCAGTGTTTCTGCTACATCTACAAAGGCACAACCACCATAATAGCGACGCCCGGGCAACCCTTCGGCATATTTGTTGGTAAGCACGGTGCCCTGGGCTTCCATAACGGCCCGGCTGACAATGTTTTCCGAGGCAATCAGTTCCAGGGTGTTACGCTGTCTGTTAAGTTCCTGTGCCACGACCCGGGAAATTTCAGGATCCACTTCGGCAAGCGGGCTGTAAAAACTCATACGACTTCCTCCTAAACTTTTTAAACAATACTACCGGCAAACATTACCGGCAACAGAACCCTTTTCCATGGCTGCTATTTTGTCCAACCTGCGGGCATGCCTTCCCCCGGCAAATTTCGCCCCCAACCAGGCCTTTACTATTTCCCTGGCCAAACCGGCACCAATAACACGCTCGCCCATGGTTATAATATTGGCCATGTTGTGTTCGCCGGCCATGCGGGCGGAAAATGTATCATGGCAAAGAGCAGCCCTGATGCCGGCCACCTTATTGGCGGCTATGCTTACTCCAATACCGGTGCCGCAGCAAAGAATACCCCGCTCGTATTTTCCAGCAGCAACGGCCTCGGCCACTGCCCGGGCAAAATCGGGATAATCTACCGAATCAGTGGAATATGTACCAAAGTCTTGATATTCAATCCCTTGTTCCTTTAAATAATCAATAATCTCCCTTTTTAGCTTGAATCCTCCATGATCGCTACCTACAGCCACCTGCAATGTCTACACTTCCTTCGATGAATTTAAAACGCAGTAATTTCGGCTACCCACACCTTGCGGGTCATCAAGTTAAACTACAATCAAGCTTTTTCGGTCTAATGTTCAACACCAATCCAAAAATATTCTACAACATCTGCATCATTTCCTCCACAACTGAGCTAAAATATAATTATTACCAATAAACATTGTATAATCGCAATATTCACATAACATAGTTAGTTTAAGTTAGTTTAAGCCTGACCCCTAGCATTTTACGGACCAGGTTGTCCAGCTCACCGGCTACGATACGGTAAAATTCCTCACTGGAACCAAAGGGGTCCGGTATATCATTACCGGAGCCTGCATATTCGGCCAGTGTAAAAATTTTGTCTGCGGCATCAGGCATAAGACGTTTTAAATTATCCCGATGAGTACGGGTCATGGTCAAAACAAGATCGGCCTGTTCAATATCCTCCGGGTCAATCTGTGATGTTTTATGCCGGCTCAGGTCAATGCCCATTTCCTTTAACACATTAATGGCTTGATAAGAAGCATCGCCATCAGACAGTGTAACAATCCCGGCTGAGGCGAATTCTATATCCTTCCGATCGGGAAAAAGTTCCGCCAGCGCCCGGCGGGCCAGTGCCTCGGCCATGGGACTGCGGCAGGTATTGCCGGTACATACAAAAAGTATCTTTTTTTTGACCATTAACCTGGCCTCCTTTTATTATAGGAAAATGTCATATTGCCACATGGCACAATATAAACGGATTAGCAAGCAACCATGCACACGGTTTCATGAAAACCAGTCAACGCCCATATGGCAACAAGATGGGCCTTGTCAAGCAACCTTTGACACGTTTTGGGGGCCTGTCACCAAATCAAGATAGTACCATATGTATGCCAATACCGATTAACAGTATACCACCGCCCAGTACGGCCCGTTCACCCACACGGGCACCTACAAAACGCCCCAACAGTAGTCCGCCGGCCGTCATCAACCCGGCCACGGCACCGATCACACCAGCAGTGAGGGGCAGGTTAACCTGCCTGGTGCCCAGTGAAAAACCTACGCTAAGGGCATCCATACTAACACTGGCAGCCAGCAAAAAAAGCCCCCAGGTATTGACCAGCACTACTTTGGGGTCCAGGGCATCACCACCTTTTAAAGACGAGCGAATCATTTTGATACCCAGATATACCAGCAGCAAAGCTCCGGCGATGCTGGCGGCCCGACCCGCCAGCGCGCCGATAAAATCGCCGGCGTACCAGCCCAGCAAGGGCATAACAATATGGAACACCAGCACGGTAACACTAACCACCAGTATCTGGCGGCCGGTTACACCGGCTATGCCCAGGCCAAGGCACATGGAGAAAGCATCAGTGCCCAGGGCCACGGCCAGTGCGAGCAGTGTGTATAGTTCCAAATCATTTCCCCCAACATATTTTTTGTTCTTTAAATAACCGCTAACTATATCTATGCGTTCCAAGTTAAATTTATCAATACCGGTAAAGGTTAGCAACCCACACCTATACAGTTATTACATGCCCCCCGGACGCCCGGCGTAACCTGTTCATTACTGCCAGTCCCAAACCGTCTGGGATAATACCTTCGGCCAGTATCACATCCACCCCCAACTGGTCAAACCGGCGCAGCGATTCATATAACAAAGCTGCCACCGTACCTGGTTCGGAACGTTTACCGGGCACCACCACGCTGTAACCCTGTCCATCGTACAGCGGTGCCGTTTCACTGTATGCCAGTATGCCCACCTTGGTGCCGCCGGCAGACAAGCGCCTGGCATCAGCCAATACGCTGGCCGCCACCCGTTCGTGGTCACGTCCTTCAAAAAGCAGCAGCGGTGCCCGGGGTGCGTAGTGCGTATATTTCATACCCGGCGACCGGGGCCTGTCCCCGGCAACAGCAACGCCGTTAACCGAAGGATCCAACTCCACCGGACCGAGCACTTGCTCCAGATCCCGCTGGATGGCGCCACCGGGGCGCAAAATCACGGGTTGGTCGCCGGAGAGATCCAGCACGGTTGATTCCACGCCCAAACCGGATGGCCCACCATCCAGCACCAGCGCTATCTTCCCCGACAGGTCGTCCAGCACATGAGCCGCAGTGGTGGGACTGGGACGTCCGGAAGCATTAGCGCTGGGGGCGGCCACGGGCACGCCGGCCGCCCGGATTAAAGCCAGGGCCACAGGGTGGGCGGGCACCCGAAAGGCCACTGTATCAAGACCGGCGGTCACCTCCGGGGGAAAGGACCGTCCGCCCCGCAAAACCATAGTCAATGGACCGGGCCAAAAGCGCGCGGCCAAAAGCGATACAACAGGTGGAAGTTCATCAATATAACGGGTTAAAACCCGGTGACTTTCAATATGTACAATTAAAGGGTTGTCAGCGGGACGCCCCTTGGCCAGATAAATACCGGCCACCGCCCGGGCATCCAGTGCATTGGCCCCCAGGCCATAAACAGTTTCAGTGGGGAAAGCCACCAGACCACCCTCCCGCAATACGGCACCAGCTTGCTGGATTAATGAGGCATCCGGCTGTACAGGATCTACCACCAGGTGACGTGTTTTACAATCTGCACTTTTCATATAAATCCTTCCCAAATCAATAAAAGCTTAGCA from Desulfoscipio gibsoniae DSM 7213 encodes:
- a CDS encoding acyl-CoA dehydrogenase family protein, with translation MDFGLTEEQQMVQDMARNFAEKEIAPYVEEDEKNHYYRREILTKMGELDLLGWTLPEEYGGNGMGWMEGVIALYEISKVHTSWRLSISGNNWGPAMTINEYGTEEQKQKFIPGLLDGSLVGSFAMTEPNTGSDVASMKTFAEDKGDHWLINGTKTWISGGHTSDVGLLYAVTEKGARHKGISCFVIDYNNTPGVNRIPINDKVGMWAAPTSELIFENAVVPKENLLGPLNKGFAICMWQLNNTRMGCATGAAALSRACLDGAVQYANERIQFGKPIGKHQMIQAQIAEMILEDEAAKQLVYRAAWLKDNNLPSQQATSIAKLAGCNAAVHAANLAMKIYGSYGYSNEYPCGRWLRDSKQFETLEGTSNMHMQIIANIELGFAPNR
- the wecB gene encoding non-hydrolyzing UDP-N-acetylglucosamine 2-epimerase; amino-acid sequence: MVNLRKFKPDPKILVIFGTRPEAIKMAPLVRMLKNDDRLVCRVVVTAQHREMLDQVLRLFDIVPDHDLNIMQAGQTLFDITGRALTGLQKVLEAERPDLVLVHGDTTTTFVAALAAYYMQVPVGHVEAGLRTGNKYSPFPEEMNRRLAGALCDVHFAPTAGARDNLLREGVDPARIYVTGNTVIDALLATVRAEYRFDDPLLSGLDFNRHRLILMTTHRRENLGDPMRDIYLALRDVLQRHPDVRVIFPVHKNPAVRSVVQQVLGDSQQVHLIEPMDYEPFVNLEARCHLVLTDSGGMQEEAPSLGKPVLVLRNTTERPEAVDAGTVRLVGTDRIAVRTETERLLNDEAYYRAMAEAVNPYGDGMACGRIVQAIKHAFKLSDRRPREFG
- a CDS encoding MazG-like family protein, with amino-acid sequence MQKKIIALPKLNNLTPTMESTALKLMEEAGELAQAIGKLRGMSGERCAVGEGEALACITRELLDVAQTAVSMMFVLEENYGVSIEKALDEHIAKLMSKGYLVQRSNAE
- a CDS encoding deoxycytidylate deaminase, with the protein product MQRPAWDDYFMEITGVVSRRSTCLRRQVGALIVRDHRILATGYNGAPAGMRHCLEIGCLREKRGIPSGERHELCRGLHAEQNALLQAAVHGISIAKGVFYVTHQPCVLCAKMIANACISKVVYRGDYPDPLALDIFKESGIELVRFKDI
- the glyA gene encoding serine hydroxymethyltransferase — encoded protein: MSFYSPLAEVDPEISRVVAQELNRQRNTLELIASENIVSRAVMEAQGTVLTNKYAEGLPGRRYYGGCAFVDVAETLAIERAKKIFNAEHVNVQPHSGSQANTAVYFALLKPGDTILGMNLAHGGHLTHGSPLNISGRYFNIAFYGVERGTGLIDYDKVMAAASESKARMIVAGASAYPREIDFDRMAEIAAAVGAYLMVDMAHIAGLVAAGLHNSPIPHADVVTTTTHKTLRGPRGGMILSKEKYGAALDKAVFPGIQGGPLMHVIAAKAVAFGEALQPGFKEYQQQIVKNARALAEALSQRGFELISGGTDNHMILVDLRNKQVTGREAEQTLDEVGVTVNKNAIPFDPQPPMTTSGIRVGTPAVTTRGLKEAEMAEVAEIIHLALSFGGDEGRRAQAGAMAADLCRRFPLYEEGGVYAAPCLG
- the rpiB gene encoding ribose 5-phosphate isomerase B, whose product is MQVAVGSDHGGFKLKREIIDYLKEQGIEYQDFGTYSTDSVDYPDFARAVAEAVAAGKYERGILCCGTGIGVSIAANKVAGIRAALCHDTFSARMAGEHNMANIITMGERVIGAGLAREIVKAWLGAKFAGGRHARRLDKIAAMEKGSVAGNVCR
- a CDS encoding low molecular weight protein arginine phosphatase codes for the protein MVKKKILFVCTGNTCRSPMAEALARRALAELFPDRKDIEFASAGIVTLSDGDASYQAINVLKEMGIDLSRHKTSQIDPEDIEQADLVLTMTRTHRDNLKRLMPDAADKIFTLAEYAGSGNDIPDPFGSSEEFYRIVAGELDNLVRKMLGVRLKLT
- a CDS encoding manganese efflux pump MntP, whose protein sequence is MELYTLLALAVALGTDAFSMCLGLGIAGVTGRQILVVSVTVLVFHIVMPLLGWYAGDFIGALAGRAASIAGALLLVYLGIKMIRSSLKGGDALDPKVVLVNTWGLFLLAASVSMDALSVGFSLGTRQVNLPLTAGVIGAVAGLMTAGGLLLGRFVGARVGERAVLGGGILLIGIGIHMVLS
- a CDS encoding L-threonylcarbamoyladenylate synthase; this encodes MKSADCKTRHLVVDPVQPDASLIQQAGAVLREGGLVAFPTETVYGLGANALDARAVAGIYLAKGRPADNPLIVHIESHRVLTRYIDELPPVVSLLAARFWPGPLTMVLRGGRSFPPEVTAGLDTVAFRVPAHPVALALIRAAGVPVAAPSANASGRPSPTTAAHVLDDLSGKIALVLDGGPSGLGVESTVLDLSGDQPVILRPGGAIQRDLEQVLGPVELDPSVNGVAVAGDRPRSPGMKYTHYAPRAPLLLFEGRDHERVAASVLADARRLSAGGTKVGILAYSETAPLYDGQGYSVVVPGKRSEPGTVAALLYESLRRFDQLGVDVILAEGIIPDGLGLAVMNRLRRASGGHVITV